The Chiroxiphia lanceolata isolate bChiLan1 chromosome 4, bChiLan1.pri, whole genome shotgun sequence genome contains a region encoding:
- the EREG gene encoding proepiregulin isoform X1 yields the protein MDAGCLRARSLLLFLGQECKQNTVLLGRLSVAGVMPDWKRFPAEWLKPVTEVTAMSGYLLQAALGTTVIPLCGPGEMENCTTALIQTENSPRVAQVGITRCKPEMKDYCFHGQCVYIVDLDEHYCRCDVGFSGVRCVHSELVRQPLSKEYVALTVIVVLLFVAAISLASYYIYRRYRNKRRQTNASEYKEVGAL from the exons ATGGACGCCGGCTGCCTGCGGGCCCGCagcctgctgctcttcctcG ggcaggagtgtAAGCAGAACACAGTGCTCCTGGGAAGGCTGTCTGTTGCTGGTGTTATGCCAGACTGGAAGAGGTTCCCTGCTGAGTGGCTGAAGCCTGTAACTGAAGTGACAGCCATGTCAG GTTACCTATTGcaggcagccctgggcacaACAGTGATCCCGTTATGTGGGCCTGGTGAAATGGAGAACTGCACCACAGCGCTCA TCCAGACAGAGAACAGCCCACGTGTGGCCCAAGTGGGGATAACGAGATGCAAGCCTGAAATGAAGGACTACTGCTTCCATGGGCAGTGCGTGTACATCGTGGACTTGGATGAACACTACTGCAG GTGTGACGTGGGGTTCTCTGGAGTGCGGTGTGTGCACTCGGAGCTGGTCCGGCAGCCCCTCAGCAAGGAGTACGTGGCACTGACGGTTATCGTGGTTCTGCTCTTCGTCGCTGCCATCTCCCTTGCAAGCTACTACATCTACAGGAG gtaCCGAAACAAGAGGAGGCAAACAAACGCCAGTGAATACAAGGAAGTTGGTGCCCTATAG
- the EREG gene encoding proepiregulin isoform X2 — translation MDAGCLRARSLLLFLGYLLQAALGTTVIPLCGPGEMENCTTALIQTENSPRVAQVGITRCKPEMKDYCFHGQCVYIVDLDEHYCRCDVGFSGVRCVHSELVRQPLSKEYVALTVIVVLLFVAAISLASYYIYRRYRNKRRQTNASEYKEVGAL, via the exons ATGGACGCCGGCTGCCTGCGGGCCCGCagcctgctgctcttcctcG GTTACCTATTGcaggcagccctgggcacaACAGTGATCCCGTTATGTGGGCCTGGTGAAATGGAGAACTGCACCACAGCGCTCA TCCAGACAGAGAACAGCCCACGTGTGGCCCAAGTGGGGATAACGAGATGCAAGCCTGAAATGAAGGACTACTGCTTCCATGGGCAGTGCGTGTACATCGTGGACTTGGATGAACACTACTGCAG GTGTGACGTGGGGTTCTCTGGAGTGCGGTGTGTGCACTCGGAGCTGGTCCGGCAGCCCCTCAGCAAGGAGTACGTGGCACTGACGGTTATCGTGGTTCTGCTCTTCGTCGCTGCCATCTCCCTTGCAAGCTACTACATCTACAGGAG gtaCCGAAACAAGAGGAGGCAAACAAACGCCAGTGAATACAAGGAAGTTGGTGCCCTATAG
- the EREG gene encoding proepiregulin isoform X3, translating into MICYLLQAALGTTVIPLCGPGEMENCTTALIQTENSPRVAQVGITRCKPEMKDYCFHGQCVYIVDLDEHYCRCDVGFSGVRCVHSELVRQPLSKEYVALTVIVVLLFVAAISLASYYIYRRYRNKRRQTNASEYKEVGAL; encoded by the exons ATGATTT GTTACCTATTGcaggcagccctgggcacaACAGTGATCCCGTTATGTGGGCCTGGTGAAATGGAGAACTGCACCACAGCGCTCA TCCAGACAGAGAACAGCCCACGTGTGGCCCAAGTGGGGATAACGAGATGCAAGCCTGAAATGAAGGACTACTGCTTCCATGGGCAGTGCGTGTACATCGTGGACTTGGATGAACACTACTGCAG GTGTGACGTGGGGTTCTCTGGAGTGCGGTGTGTGCACTCGGAGCTGGTCCGGCAGCCCCTCAGCAAGGAGTACGTGGCACTGACGGTTATCGTGGTTCTGCTCTTCGTCGCTGCCATCTCCCTTGCAAGCTACTACATCTACAGGAG gtaCCGAAACAAGAGGAGGCAAACAAACGCCAGTGAATACAAGGAAGTTGGTGCCCTATAG